A single genomic interval of Fibrobacter sp. UWB4 harbors:
- the holA gene encoding DNA polymerase III subunit delta — translation MFVTLIGKDQFSKDKRIEKFLSETLGDRISDPMAKQVLYATDTNIASISDVIIEACDSVSMFSPEQVIVVRKAEALKTDDMKALAKWLPHAASGKLLFDFETLLASSELYKALAKVGKVEKFDVPKQYEMADWISAVVPTHFNKAIEPAASQYLAEALGNDTKLVSEEVEKIILYAPDCKKITLDLVKTMVVSQRDIPTYEIEGFFGMQNAKAYVQKLNELLNSGVDAIRISNTLYNYALSLLNYGSLTAKGVSPEEAAKKIGKNYYMFVKKGQAAECCRRWRKPLLVRVLRRLADLNYEIKSGKCPTRMSQELALAALVVR, via the coding sequence ATGTTCGTAACGCTCATCGGCAAAGACCAGTTCAGCAAGGACAAGCGGATTGAAAAATTCCTGTCCGAGACTCTTGGCGACCGGATTTCAGATCCGATGGCCAAGCAGGTGCTGTACGCCACAGACACAAACATCGCATCCATCTCCGATGTCATCATCGAAGCATGCGATTCCGTGTCGATGTTCTCACCTGAACAGGTCATAGTCGTGCGCAAGGCCGAAGCCCTCAAGACCGACGACATGAAGGCTCTTGCCAAGTGGCTCCCCCACGCGGCAAGCGGCAAGTTGCTCTTCGATTTTGAAACGCTTCTCGCCTCCAGCGAACTCTACAAGGCGCTCGCAAAGGTTGGCAAGGTCGAAAAGTTCGACGTCCCGAAGCAATACGAAATGGCCGACTGGATTTCTGCAGTCGTCCCGACGCACTTCAACAAGGCGATTGAGCCTGCGGCATCGCAGTACCTCGCCGAAGCGCTAGGCAACGACACCAAGCTCGTGAGCGAAGAAGTCGAGAAAATCATCCTCTACGCTCCGGACTGCAAAAAGATTACGCTCGACCTCGTGAAAACGATGGTTGTCTCCCAGCGAGATATCCCGACCTACGAGATCGAAGGATTCTTCGGCATGCAGAATGCCAAGGCTTACGTCCAGAAGCTGAACGAACTATTGAACAGCGGCGTCGATGCCATCCGCATTTCGAACACGCTGTACAACTACGCACTCTCGCTTTTGAACTACGGCTCGCTTACTGCAAAAGGCGTCTCGCCCGAAGAAGCCGCTAAAAAGATCGGCAAGAACTACTACATGTTCGTGAAAAAAGGCCAAGCCGCCGAGTGCTGCCGCCGTTGGCGTAAGCCGCTCCTCGTGCGAGTGCTCCGCCGCCTCGCCGACCTCAATTACGAAATCAAGAGTGGCAAGTGCCCTACCCGCATGAGCCAGGAACTCGCGCTCGCCGCACTCGTAGTGCGATAA
- the greA gene encoding transcription elongation factor GreA, with translation MEKIMFTQEAYDKLVKDLENLKNVERPRVLQELVDARAQGDLSENAEYHAAKERLAAIDNIEMPKLQDQLARAQVIAFDTNSDTIKFGATVTAKNLKTKRDIVYQLVSPEEADALNGKISFKSPIGAALMGKKRGDTVEVVTPKGKNQFEIIDFK, from the coding sequence ATGGAAAAGATCATGTTTACACAAGAGGCTTACGACAAGCTCGTTAAGGACCTTGAAAATTTAAAAAATGTTGAACGTCCCCGCGTACTTCAAGAATTAGTTGACGCCCGTGCACAAGGCGATTTGAGCGAAAACGCTGAATACCATGCCGCCAAGGAGCGCCTCGCCGCTATCGATAACATCGAAATGCCGAAGCTTCAGGACCAGCTCGCCCGTGCCCAGGTGATTGCTTTTGATACGAACTCCGATACCATCAAGTTCGGTGCTACAGTCACCGCCAAGAACTTGAAGACCAAGCGCGACATCGTATACCAGCTCGTCTCGCCCGAAGAAGCAGACGCCCTCAACGGCAAGATCAGCTTCAAGAGCCCGATTGGTGCAGCCCTCATGGGCAAGAAGCGCGGCGATACGGTCGAAGTCGTAACGCCCAAGGGCAAGAACCAGTTCGAAATCATCGATTTCAAGTAA